Genomic DNA from Plasmodium yoelii strain 17X genome assembly, chromosome: 3:
ttgtGAAATGCCAAACAATCTAAAGGTTTTccaataatacatttttgttAAATGGAACCATGTTCATCATTCtaagaaaaaaacataaatggatgattatataaaatgtttaaatttgttgcaaattataaatatgtacacTTATTTAaaaccatatttttttaacaattgttgaaataaattattatattattaaaatctGTATACCGTTCATAGAGTCGATATAGATAACATAAATATGgttctttcttttttcaacAATGTATCCACTTAAGTTAACAtagcttttttttatttttccatttctaATCTCATCTTCAGAATCAACTTCAGCTTGGAATAAATTTGCACTTTTTACTATTGtgttttcaaaatattttttatttttacggttgttatcaattatatttgCTGAAGACATGACAATTATAGTTTTGTTTTTTGAtatctacaaaattaataaaagtttatttgaataatacgaaaaatattatttataacgAAATAGAAGAGGAAAGGTTTGCTTACTTTATATTTTGCAGCTatagcataaaaatatttctcaCGAGTCCACGGAAGTTTTTTCCAACGTTGTTGTatcattattaaatttgGAGTATACACACGGGCAATTTTTCctaaaaacatattataaaattgcataaatataattaaaatattatgagtTTGAATATATGGAAAACAATAAATAGTATCATATAACAATAGGAATAATAAATCACGAAATGTCgaataaatagtaacaataataaatcaCGAAATTTCgaataaatagtaacaataatatgttaattcgactaattatttatgttttgtatACTTTTAGCCGAGCTTCCATACACAAATTTGCTATGATCGGGATCCCAAAACTTGTTTATTAATTCATTATACTAATGGaagtaaagaaaaataaatattataattattttttaatttcaatttgGTTTATAACTTTTAATGTTGTTCGTTAATTGATACCTGATTCGGATCATCAACTAtatattcaatttttttaatttttgtatgctttttatgtttttttttatataaaactatatTCTCAGAAGGAATTCCACCACAACTTGTATAACCTTTACTTGTAGCATGATgttttaattgttttaaagcgTCATTCATAAATTTGTACGCATTTATAGTTTCTTTGGGATCGGTATATAATAggtgtttgtttttttgatatatttcttttgtattatcatagctaaaaatgaacatatttttaatgtgaacaaaaataaagttattgtatttataacatttttgcAAAGACatacatttaatattttcataatgaaatatgtaatatatagtatatatattgttgtaTTTTCTTACGTAGGATAACGTTTTGTTGATTTCtgttttgtatttttttttggaacaAGCTCAGTTGCAAGggttttattattcacataTAGGGGGAtgattaaaagaaaaaaaacaatttgaatataaaatttattcatttttgaactttaaaacaaaatattaaaatatatattattattttttttaattaaaaattcgAAAAA
This window encodes:
- a CDS encoding fam-a protein; protein product: MNKFYIQIVFFLLIIPLYVNNKTLATELVPKKNTKQKSTKRYPTYDNTKEIYQKNKHLLYTDPKETINAYKFMNDALKQLKHHATSKGYTSCGGIPSENIVLYKKKHKKHTKIKKIEYIVDDPNQYNELINKFWDPDHSKFVYGSSAKRKIARVYTPNLIMIQQRWKKLPWTREKYFYAIAAKYKISKNKTIIVMSSANIIDNNRKNKKYFENTIVKSANLFQAEVDSEDEIRNGKIKKSYVNLSGYINDEHGSI